One part of the Candidatus Zymogenus saltonus genome encodes these proteins:
- a CDS encoding electron transport complex subunit E — MSNLKELTKGLWNENPIFKLVLGMCPTLAVTTAAINGIGMGLATTFVLVSSNLVISIMKNVIPPKVRIPSFIVIIASFVTIVDLVMNGYFHDLHKTLGLFIPLIVVNCIILGRAEAFASKNGIVASLLDGLGMGIGFTLGLFVLGAIREVFGNGTILGITLFGEGFYPLIVMILPPGAFITLGILLGLMNKIEESRGRA; from the coding sequence ATGTCCAACCTAAAAGAACTCACCAAGGGCCTCTGGAACGAGAATCCGATATTCAAGCTCGTTCTGGGAATGTGCCCCACGCTTGCCGTCACGACGGCCGCAATAAACGGAATAGGGATGGGGCTTGCAACCACCTTCGTCCTTGTCTCGTCCAACCTCGTCATTTCGATTATGAAAAACGTCATTCCGCCCAAGGTCAGGATCCCCTCGTTCATTGTCATCATCGCCTCGTTCGTCACCATAGTGGATCTCGTAATGAACGGCTATTTTCACGACCTCCACAAGACCCTCGGCCTGTTTATACCGCTGATCGTGGTCAACTGTATAATCCTCGGCAGGGCCGAGGCCTTCGCCTCGAAGAACGGGATTGTTGCCTCTCTGCTGGACGGCCTCGGAATGGGAATCGGGTTTACCCTCGGGCTGTTTGTCCTCGGCGCCATCCGGGAGGTATTCGGAAACGGCACCATATTGGGGATCACCCTCTTCGGCGAGGGCTTCTATCCCCTGATAGTCATGATACTCCCCCCAGGGGCCTTCATTACACTGGGCATCCTCCTGGGGCTGATGAACAAGATTGAAGAGTCGAGGGGAAGAGCATAA
- a CDS encoding sulfide/dihydroorotate dehydrogenase-like FAD/NAD-binding protein — protein MAKILKKERLSENTVKMVLEAPLIAEKRKAGQFVVLRINEQGERIPLTIANADKDAGTITIIFMEVGKTTSLLGTLKEGDNIMDLAGPLGNPTHIEKLGTVVCVGGGVGIAPMYPITEAMKKAGNRVITIIGAKNKDSLIMEEEMKSVSDEFLICTDDGSYGTKGFVTQVLEDVIKRGEKIDVVVAIGPVVMMKAVSKVTRPHNIKTIVSLNSIMVDATGMCGGCRVSIGGVSKFACVEGPEFDGHEVDFDELMTRQSAYGKQEHESMQCFLRDKK, from the coding sequence GTGGCAAAGATACTAAAAAAAGAGAGGCTGTCGGAAAACACGGTCAAGATGGTGCTGGAGGCGCCGCTGATAGCCGAGAAGCGGAAGGCGGGTCAGTTCGTAGTCTTGAGGATAAACGAGCAGGGGGAGCGGATTCCCCTAACCATCGCAAACGCCGACAAGGATGCGGGAACCATCACAATAATCTTCATGGAGGTCGGAAAGACAACATCGCTTCTGGGCACCCTCAAAGAGGGGGATAACATCATGGACCTCGCGGGTCCCCTCGGAAATCCCACCCATATCGAGAAATTAGGCACCGTTGTATGCGTCGGGGGCGGGGTCGGAATCGCCCCGATGTACCCGATCACCGAGGCGATGAAAAAGGCCGGAAACAGGGTCATAACCATAATCGGCGCAAAGAACAAGGATTCCCTCATCATGGAAGAGGAGATGAAAAGCGTCTCGGACGAGTTCCTGATATGCACCGACGACGGCTCCTACGGGACGAAGGGCTTCGTGACCCAGGTCCTGGAAGACGTGATAAAACGAGGCGAAAAGATCGATGTTGTTGTGGCGATAGGCCCCGTTGTCATGATGAAGGCCGTAAGCAAAGTGACGAGGCCCCACAATATCAAGACAATAGTGAGCCTAAACTCCATCATGGTGGACGCCACCGGGATGTGCGGCGGATGCCGGGTGTCGATAGGCGGGGTTTCCAAGTTCGCCTGCGTGGAGGGCCCTGAGTTCGACGGCCACGAGGTCGACTTTGACGAGCTGATGACGCGTCAGAGCGCCTATGGAAAACAAGAACACGAATCGATGCAGTGCTTTTTGCGGGACAAGAAATAG
- the gltA gene encoding NADPH-dependent glutamate synthase: protein MEVKDRMKIPRQKMPEQDPKARGKNFDEVPYGYDENTAVTEAQRCLKCKKPPCVEGCPVEIDIPGFIVCIENKDFDGAIRKIKETNGLPAVCGRVCPQEDQCEVRCVVGKKGDPVAIGRLERFAADYERNKGNVFIPEIPKSTGKRIAVVGSGPAGLTAAGDLRLMGHDVTVMEALHKEGGVLVYGIPEFRLPKAIVKAEVDYLGKLGVKFISNYIVGKTRTVDELLEEYDAVFLGTGAGLPLFLNIPGENLIGVYSANEYLTRSNLMKAYLFPEYDTPIVRGKNVAVFGGGNVAMDSARTALRLGADNSYIIYRRSRVEMPARNEEIHHAEEEGINFQLLTNPIRFIGDDKGRVKGVECLRMELGEPDDSGRKRPVPIKGSEFVIEIDTAVVAIGNSPNPLVPATTPGLDTSKRGTIIADEETGLTSREGVFAGGDIVTGAATVILAMGAGKKAARAINEYVMKK, encoded by the coding sequence ATGGAAGTTAAAGATCGAATGAAAATACCCAGGCAGAAGATGCCTGAACAAGACCCCAAGGCCAGGGGCAAGAACTTCGATGAGGTACCCTACGGTTACGATGAAAATACTGCGGTTACGGAGGCTCAGCGCTGCCTGAAGTGCAAAAAACCTCCCTGTGTGGAAGGGTGTCCGGTGGAGATAGACATCCCCGGTTTCATCGTCTGTATCGAAAACAAGGACTTCGATGGAGCAATTAGGAAGATAAAGGAGACGAACGGCCTTCCCGCGGTGTGCGGCAGGGTATGTCCCCAGGAAGACCAGTGCGAGGTCAGGTGCGTTGTCGGGAAGAAGGGGGATCCCGTGGCTATCGGGAGGCTGGAGCGCTTCGCCGCCGACTACGAGCGGAACAAAGGTAATGTCTTTATCCCCGAGATTCCGAAATCGACGGGGAAAAGGATAGCGGTCGTTGGATCCGGGCCGGCGGGACTCACCGCCGCGGGAGACCTCAGGCTCATGGGCCACGATGTGACCGTCATGGAGGCCCTCCATAAGGAGGGGGGCGTCCTCGTCTACGGAATCCCGGAGTTCAGGCTCCCCAAGGCGATAGTCAAGGCGGAGGTCGATTATCTGGGCAAGCTCGGAGTAAAGTTTATAAGCAATTACATCGTCGGAAAAACCAGGACGGTCGACGAGCTGTTGGAGGAATACGATGCCGTCTTCCTCGGCACTGGGGCGGGCCTTCCCCTCTTTCTGAATATCCCCGGCGAGAACCTGATCGGCGTCTACTCCGCCAACGAATACCTGACGCGCTCAAACCTGATGAAAGCCTACCTCTTCCCCGAATACGACACGCCGATAGTCAGGGGAAAGAACGTCGCAGTCTTCGGCGGCGGAAACGTCGCCATGGACAGCGCCAGAACGGCCCTGAGGCTCGGCGCGGATAACTCCTACATCATCTACCGGAGATCGAGAGTGGAGATGCCCGCGAGGAATGAAGAGATCCACCACGCAGAGGAGGAGGGAATAAACTTCCAGCTCCTCACGAACCCGATCCGCTTCATCGGGGACGACAAGGGAAGGGTAAAGGGGGTTGAGTGCCTGAGGATGGAGCTGGGCGAGCCGGACGACTCCGGCAGGAAGCGCCCCGTTCCGATCAAGGGATCGGAGTTTGTAATCGAAATCGACACGGCGGTCGTGGCGATCGGAAACAGCCCAAACCCGCTGGTCCCGGCGACCACGCCCGGCCTCGATACATCGAAGCGTGGCACGATAATCGCCGACGAGGAGACAGGCTTGACGTCGAGGGAAGGAGTCTTCGCCGGCGGCGACATCGTCACCGGGGCGGCGACCGTCATACTCGCCATGGGCGCCGGCAAGAAGGCCGCCAGGGCGATTAACGAGTATGTGATGAAGAAATAG
- the dut gene encoding dUTP diphosphatase, translating to MKEIKIRVKRVGGFSGRLPQYKTAGSAGVDLTAHLERSLSIRPMERVLIPTGIAVEIPEGYEGQVRPRSGLALKHGITTVNTPGTIDSDYRGEIGVIMVNLGDTPFDMNPGDRIAQLVISPVVHLVWEDVDELTDTERGEGGFGSSGK from the coding sequence ATGAAGGAGATAAAGATCAGGGTCAAGAGGGTAGGCGGATTTTCGGGAAGGCTCCCCCAATACAAGACCGCCGGCTCTGCGGGTGTTGACCTCACGGCCCACCTCGAAAGGAGCTTATCTATCAGGCCGATGGAGCGGGTTCTGATACCCACCGGGATTGCTGTGGAGATACCGGAGGGGTACGAGGGGCAGGTAAGGCCAAGGAGCGGCCTGGCCTTAAAACACGGCATCACGACGGTAAACACCCCCGGGACGATAGACAGCGACTACCGGGGCGAGATAGGGGTGATTATGGTAAACCTCGGCGACACCCCCTTCGATATGAATCCCGGAGACAGGATCGCCCAGCTCGTTATCTCGCCGGTCGTCCATCTAGTGTGGGAGGATGTGGACGAGCTTACGGACACGGAGAGGGGCGAAGGCGGCTTCGGCTCATCAGGCAAGTGA
- a CDS encoding L-2-amino-thiazoline-4-carboxylic acid hydrolase, which produces MDIKGDIKNLKNYDVPMNESTAAIPPRVIKVVERAAMGILRERLGLLRLMKLGLMMKSAEREFSAVDLGTVRERGLTDEAFIKNIILQSSAFCALTEMVGEEDALETSYEIAERTALELMSEILPSTSDFLALEKPLDAAKSYILALMEADKRAGLHENELVYDSADAFQINVTYCAFREIPRLLGVPKTALPSCYGDDVFFPQICGELGLRFVRKGALARGDDFCDFRFEVI; this is translated from the coding sequence ATGGATATAAAAGGGGACATAAAAAACCTCAAGAACTACGATGTTCCGATGAACGAGTCGACCGCGGCGATCCCGCCCCGCGTAATAAAGGTGGTGGAGAGGGCGGCTATGGGGATATTGAGGGAGCGGTTGGGGCTTTTGAGATTAATGAAGCTCGGCCTCATGATGAAGAGCGCCGAGAGGGAGTTTTCGGCGGTGGACTTAGGCACCGTCAGGGAGAGGGGCCTCACGGACGAGGCCTTTATAAAAAACATCATATTACAGTCCTCCGCCTTCTGCGCACTTACGGAGATGGTCGGGGAGGAGGACGCCCTCGAGACATCTTACGAGATAGCTGAGAGGACGGCCTTGGAGTTGATGTCCGAAATATTGCCGTCGACCTCAGATTTCCTCGCATTAGAAAAGCCCCTCGACGCCGCTAAGTCCTACATCCTGGCGCTCATGGAGGCGGACAAAAGGGCGGGCCTCCATGAGAACGAGCTGGTCTACGACTCTGCCGACGCCTTCCAGATCAACGTCACATACTGCGCCTTCCGCGAGATCCCGAGGCTCCTGGGCGTGCCGAAGACGGCGCTCCCCAGCTGCTATGGAGACGACGTCTTCTTCCCCCAAATCTGCGGGGAGCTGGGGCTTCGCTTCGTCAGGAAGGGCGCCCTCGCCAGGGGGGACGACTTCTGCGACTTCAGGTTCGAGGTTATCTGA
- a CDS encoding alpha/beta fold hydrolase: protein MIKLKIPKNVMEGAEPFEHSAKGSKKAALLLHGLTGTPSEMRYLGERLNGEGYHVFAPLHPGHGTSIKELNRTRWEEIYESVEKIFKEIRGEFKDLFVAGLSMGGLLTLKLAIDYGDDIRGAASLSTPMRFAEWKARALLPVAAVTGLMYLIPDVPKTIQDVADKSGDTHVCYDHDSVRATVSIVKLMKLVRSNLSKINTPLLIMQSKIDSVVAFESVDIIYNGVSSAIKERAIVEKSLHTITVDVEKEVVADAVVSFFNARG from the coding sequence ATGATCAAACTGAAAATCCCTAAAAATGTTATGGAAGGAGCCGAGCCCTTCGAGCATTCGGCCAAGGGCTCTAAAAAGGCCGCCCTCCTCCTCCACGGCCTGACCGGAACGCCCTCCGAGATGCGATACCTCGGCGAGAGGCTGAACGGGGAGGGTTACCATGTTTTCGCCCCACTCCACCCGGGCCACGGGACAAGCATCAAGGAGCTCAACAGGACCAGGTGGGAGGAGATATACGAATCGGTGGAGAAGATTTTCAAGGAGATTCGGGGCGAATTCAAAGACCTCTTTGTAGCCGGCCTCTCGATGGGGGGGCTTCTGACGCTGAAGCTCGCCATAGACTACGGGGACGATATAAGGGGCGCCGCTTCCCTCTCTACGCCGATGCGGTTCGCTGAATGGAAGGCGAGGGCCCTCCTCCCCGTTGCCGCGGTAACGGGTCTTATGTACCTAATCCCTGACGTGCCGAAGACGATTCAGGACGTGGCCGATAAGAGTGGGGATACCCACGTCTGCTACGACCACGACTCGGTCAGGGCGACCGTCTCCATCGTGAAGCTGATGAAGCTCGTCAGGTCAAATCTATCGAAAATAAATACACCCCTTCTTATAATGCAGTCGAAGATAGATTCGGTCGTGGCCTTCGAGAGCGTCGACATCATCTACAACGGGGTGTCGTCCGCGATAAAAGAGAGGGCCATAGTCGAAAAGTCCCTCCACACGATAACGGTGGATGTGGAGAAAGAAGTTGTTGCCGATGCCGTCGTCTCTTTTTTCAACGCGAGGGGGTAG
- a CDS encoding histidine phosphatase family protein, with the protein MRIILVTHAETDDAPPRFLSKKGVKGAKSAAGRIRRLMGDDFRVTKAVSSPAVRCIETALVILKELSGERLRRLDTDPRLMAAKEPMEPDQLLRAIKDYACDGILITLHSDLANALPKRERIEGVIDGWFQTRPVLAIIDWEEDRPWDGNRVLTLLGPDGKPLTEPDIDDKEKPLLLT; encoded by the coding sequence ATGAGGATTATCCTTGTAACCCACGCGGAGACGGACGATGCCCCGCCCAGGTTTCTTTCGAAAAAGGGGGTAAAGGGAGCGAAGTCGGCGGCGGGCCGTATCCGAAGGCTCATGGGAGATGACTTCAGGGTTACCAAGGCGGTTTCCTCCCCAGCCGTCCGCTGCATTGAGACGGCGCTTGTGATCCTAAAGGAGCTTTCCGGGGAGAGGTTGAGGAGGCTCGACACAGACCCCCGTCTTATGGCGGCTAAGGAGCCGATGGAGCCGGATCAGCTGTTAAGGGCGATAAAGGACTACGCCTGCGACGGGATATTGATCACGCTCCACTCTGACCTCGCCAACGCCCTTCCCAAGAGGGAGAGGATCGAAGGCGTCATCGACGGTTGGTTCCAGACGAGACCGGTCCTCGCGATAATCGATTGGGAGGAGGATCGCCCCTGGGATGGGAACAGGGTGCTGACGCTTCTGGGGCCGGACGGCAAACCCTTAACCGAACCCGATATCGATGATAAAGAAAAACCACTTCTCCTGACGTGA
- a CDS encoding enoyl-CoA hydratase/isomerase family protein, with product MTDYKTLIFEEPEKGIALVTFNRPESLNAIDTAMLDDFDNLFDRLNHDDSIRVLVLTGKGRGFNSGADLQSATAHKDAKPFSDPEIFLKMVQERYASVILGLRRIPQPVIAAVNGPAAGGGFCITLASDIRIAAPEAFFLAPFINIGLTGGELGTTYFLPRLVGLSNATDIVMTGRRVPADEALRIGLVSKVVPLDSLVGEALEVAKVLLQKTRGALKLTKRALDQNVNAPSLETALDLENRNQTLMVFSGAFFDLIKSFA from the coding sequence ATGACAGATTACAAGACCCTTATATTTGAGGAGCCGGAAAAGGGGATCGCTCTTGTTACCTTCAACCGGCCCGAGAGCCTAAACGCCATTGATACGGCGATGCTGGACGACTTCGACAATCTCTTTGACAGGCTGAATCATGACGACTCGATCAGGGTCCTGGTTCTGACGGGGAAGGGAAGGGGATTCAACTCCGGGGCGGACCTTCAGTCGGCGACGGCCCACAAGGATGCAAAGCCCTTCTCCGACCCGGAGATATTCCTCAAGATGGTTCAGGAGAGGTACGCGTCGGTAATCCTGGGATTAAGGAGGATACCCCAGCCGGTGATCGCGGCGGTCAACGGCCCGGCGGCGGGAGGCGGTTTCTGCATTACGCTTGCCTCCGACATAAGGATAGCCGCGCCCGAGGCCTTTTTCCTGGCGCCTTTTATCAATATAGGGCTGACCGGCGGCGAGCTGGGGACTACATACTTCCTGCCGAGGCTCGTGGGGCTTTCCAACGCGACCGATATCGTAATGACCGGAAGGAGGGTCCCTGCCGACGAGGCGTTGAGGATAGGGCTTGTCAGCAAGGTCGTTCCTTTGGATAGTCTGGTAGGGGAGGCGCTTGAGGTCGCAAAAGTGCTCCTCCAGAAGACACGGGGGGCGCTGAAGCTCACAAAGCGGGCATTGGATCAGAACGTCAACGCCCCTTCCCTCGAGACGGCGTTGGATCTCGAAAACAGAAACCAGACCCTGATGGTCTTTTCGGGGGCCTTCTTCGATCTGATAAAGTCGTTCGCATGA
- a CDS encoding DUF362 domain-containing protein, with amino-acid sequence MAEKIYFADARADMKQNLFTKIGALIKAVDVPGKISKRALTAIKVHFGERGNTAYLRPAYCKPFVDVVKGAGGLPFVTDCNTLYIGARGESVSHLMCAHDNGFTPGALGAPIIIADGLRGDSVVNVPIDGEIFKGAVIGADIVKADSLIALTHFKGHELSGFGGAIKNLGMGCAGREGKLAQHSNVSPKVSAKSCIACGICAENCPSGAIIVEDVAVINSEVCIGCGQCILSCPNGSIKIVWDSSFEEFQRKMSEYTLGVVKGKEKKMVLFNFIINVTPACDCYPFSDAPIVGDIGIVCGTDPVAIDQASVDLVNGAAGIEGTALKKNLEQGGDKFRGVYPNVDWSIQLSHGEKVGLGTRDYELIKV; translated from the coding sequence ATGGCAGAAAAAATCTACTTCGCGGACGCCCGCGCCGACATGAAGCAAAACCTCTTTACCAAGATCGGAGCCCTGATAAAGGCGGTCGACGTGCCGGGGAAGATCTCAAAAAGGGCTCTCACGGCCATAAAAGTCCACTTCGGCGAGCGGGGAAACACCGCATACTTAAGGCCCGCCTACTGCAAGCCGTTTGTTGACGTCGTCAAGGGGGCGGGAGGTCTTCCCTTTGTAACCGACTGCAACACCCTCTACATCGGGGCCAGGGGTGAGTCGGTATCGCACCTGATGTGCGCCCACGACAACGGTTTTACGCCAGGTGCATTGGGCGCCCCGATAATAATCGCCGACGGCCTCAGGGGAGACAGCGTCGTCAATGTCCCGATCGACGGCGAGATATTCAAGGGCGCCGTTATCGGGGCCGACATCGTCAAGGCGGACTCCCTGATCGCCCTGACCCACTTCAAGGGGCATGAGCTCTCCGGCTTCGGCGGCGCGATAAAAAACCTCGGTATGGGGTGCGCGGGAAGGGAGGGAAAGCTCGCCCAGCATAGCAACGTATCGCCTAAGGTGAGCGCGAAGAGCTGCATCGCCTGCGGCATCTGCGCCGAGAACTGCCCATCGGGCGCCATCATCGTAGAGGACGTTGCGGTCATCAACTCCGAGGTATGCATCGGGTGCGGGCAGTGCATCCTGAGCTGCCCCAACGGATCGATAAAGATCGTCTGGGACTCATCCTTCGAGGAGTTTCAGAGAAAGATGTCCGAATACACACTCGGCGTCGTCAAGGGGAAGGAGAAGAAGATGGTCCTCTTCAACTTCATCATCAACGTGACGCCGGCGTGCGACTGCTACCCCTTCTCGGACGCCCCCATTGTCGGGGACATCGGGATCGTCTGCGGAACGGATCCCGTGGCTATAGACCAAGCGTCCGTCGACCTCGTGAACGGGGCCGCCGGAATAGAGGGAACGGCCTTGAAGAAAAACCTGGAGCAGGGAGGAGACAAGTTTCGGGGGGTGTATCCGAACGTTGACTGGTCGATCCAGCTCTCCCACGGAGAGAAGGTCGGCCTTGGAACCAGAGACTACGAGTTGATAAAGGTGTAG
- a CDS encoding SoxR reducing system RseC family protein, with the protein MGKVIESRDGMALVLVNRSSACEGCGARGACHTFGGGRDAKVSVDNEVGAKAGDMVEIGIEEASLLKASFLVYIVPIIALILGAGAGQLVSGQVGIAKEGAAAFGGLLALVGCLIIIRLFDPVFKRYRSMRPKIIRICEG; encoded by the coding sequence ATGGGAAAAGTTATCGAATCGAGGGACGGCATGGCCTTAGTTCTCGTCAACCGCAGCTCCGCCTGCGAGGGGTGCGGGGCTAGGGGGGCGTGCCATACCTTCGGCGGCGGCAGGGACGCCAAGGTAAGCGTGGACAACGAGGTAGGGGCAAAGGCGGGGGACATGGTGGAGATCGGCATCGAGGAGGCGTCTTTGCTAAAGGCGTCTTTTCTTGTCTACATCGTCCCGATAATAGCGCTCATTTTGGGCGCCGGGGCGGGGCAGTTGGTCTCCGGACAGGTCGGCATCGCAAAGGAAGGGGCGGCGGCCTTCGGCGGGCTCCTGGCGCTGGTAGGGTGCCTTATTATTATCAGGCTCTTCGATCCGGTCTTCAAGAGGTATCGGTCAATGAGGCCCAAGATCATCAGAATCTGTGAAGGATAG
- the smpB gene encoding SsrA-binding protein SmpB translates to MADGVKVIAKNKKARFEYFIEDTFEAGLVLVGTEVKSLREGRANLKDSYGQVKNGEVFLVGAHITPYPYGTHKNHDPMRERKLLLHKREIKRLYGKSRERGYTLVPLTIYFKNGRAKVEIGLGKGKAKYDKRESIKRKDEKRDMERAMKDRGRKH, encoded by the coding sequence ATGGCTGACGGCGTAAAGGTAATCGCCAAGAACAAGAAGGCGAGGTTCGAGTACTTCATCGAGGACACCTTCGAGGCGGGGCTGGTGCTCGTCGGCACAGAGGTGAAGTCGCTCAGGGAGGGAAGGGCGAACCTAAAGGACTCCTACGGCCAGGTGAAAAACGGCGAGGTCTTCCTCGTGGGCGCCCACATAACGCCCTACCCCTACGGGACGCACAAAAACCACGACCCGATGCGGGAAAGGAAGCTCCTCCTCCACAAACGGGAGATAAAGAGGCTCTACGGGAAGTCGAGGGAGCGGGGCTACACCCTCGTCCCCCTGACGATATATTTCAAGAACGGAAGGGCGAAGGTGGAGATAGGCCTCGGCAAGGGCAAGGCGAAGTACGACAAGCGGGAGTCGATAAAAAGAAAAGACGAGAAGCGCGACATGGAGCGGGCGATGAAAGACCGGGGGAGGAAGCATTGA
- a CDS encoding DsrE family protein produces the protein MADKDKLCVIWSSADKEVALGTAFMYTLNSKLRGWWGTVKLIVWGPSSRLLLKDKELQDHIAKMMDAGVEIQACKSCADIYGISDDLSALGIDVQHVGASLTEMLKSDDWAVLTY, from the coding sequence ATGGCTGATAAGGACAAGCTGTGCGTTATCTGGAGCTCGGCGGACAAAGAAGTGGCGTTGGGCACCGCCTTCATGTATACCTTGAACTCGAAGCTCCGCGGCTGGTGGGGGACGGTCAAGCTCATCGTCTGGGGGCCGTCGTCAAGGCTTCTCTTAAAAGACAAGGAGCTTCAGGACCATATTGCGAAGATGATGGACGCCGGGGTGGAAATTCAGGCGTGCAAGTCATGCGCCGATATATACGGCATATCCGACGACCTCTCCGCGCTCGGAATTGACGTGCAGCATGTGGGGGCTTCGCTGACGGAGATGCTGAAGAGCGACGACTGGGCGGTGCTCACATATTAA
- a CDS encoding type II toxin-antitoxin system HicA family toxin — protein sequence MKAVTGKEFAKILEKKGWELKIIRGSHHIYMKEGRKERISVPVHGNKDLKIGLLRALMKIAEIEEDEL from the coding sequence ATGAAGGCAGTTACGGGAAAGGAGTTCGCAAAAATCCTTGAAAAGAAGGGCTGGGAGCTGAAGATCATAAGGGGAAGTCATCATATCTATATGAAGGAGGGGAGGAAAGAGCGAATAAGTGTGCCGGTTCACGGCAACAAAGACCTTAAGATAGGTCTCTTAAGAGCGCTGATGAAGATCGCTGAAATCGAGGAGGACGAGTTGTAA
- a CDS encoding type II toxin-antitoxin system HicB family antitoxin, whose product MKLKVVVHKAEEGGYWAEVPAVPGCVTQGDTWEELLPNIYEAVEACLSLDTEEIEISDEDVVLEIAV is encoded by the coding sequence ATGAAGCTGAAGGTCGTTGTACACAAAGCGGAGGAGGGGGGCTACTGGGCCGAGGTTCCCGCGGTACCGGGCTGCGTCACCCAGGGGGACACGTGGGAGGAGCTCCTGCCCAATATCTACGAGGCGGTGGAGGCGTGCCTCTCGCTGGATACCGAGGAGATCGAGATTTCCGATGAGGATGTGGTTCTGGAAATCGCGGTATGA